A single genomic interval of Leptospira semungkisensis harbors:
- a CDS encoding class I SAM-dependent methyltransferase, protein MQLIPCNTCSHTDFRSLFSKASPQGEVFSIVECKHCKLVQVNPQPSLEEVSKYYEDSYFTQRTDRGYDNYYSEETKKEIARVFGLNLQDLGFFKWERMMSGERSALDVGCAAGYFLDYLKGRGWKTKGLDIASGPVRFAKETLGLDVEQKDFLTWDLEGKEKFDLVTLWASIEHLHQPKETLQKILMHLKPGGRMILSTCRYGVLAKYLGPKWRYLNVPEHLYYYSLPGIISLGNELGYIPLAHISYGSGLTAKKGAGAFYKTAKKFADWAVKKFDQGDMMAVCFGISK, encoded by the coding sequence ATGCAGCTTATTCCCTGTAATACTTGTTCTCATACCGATTTCAGATCCCTCTTTTCCAAGGCCAGTCCGCAGGGAGAAGTGTTTTCTATCGTAGAATGCAAACATTGCAAATTAGTCCAAGTAAACCCGCAACCATCCCTTGAGGAAGTCTCCAAATACTACGAAGACTCTTACTTCACCCAGAGAACGGATAGAGGATACGATAATTATTATTCGGAAGAAACGAAGAAGGAAATCGCAAGAGTATTCGGCCTGAACTTGCAGGACCTAGGCTTCTTCAAATGGGAAAGAATGATGAGCGGAGAAAGATCCGCTTTAGACGTGGGATGTGCCGCCGGATATTTTCTGGATTATCTCAAGGGAAGAGGCTGGAAGACGAAGGGCCTGGACATAGCAAGCGGACCGGTCCGTTTCGCAAAAGAAACCTTGGGCTTAGATGTGGAGCAAAAAGATTTTCTGACCTGGGACTTGGAAGGAAAAGAGAAATTCGATCTGGTCACATTGTGGGCAAGTATAGAACACCTTCACCAACCCAAGGAAACACTTCAAAAAATTCTAATGCATCTCAAGCCAGGAGGAAGAATGATCCTCTCCACTTGCAGGTACGGAGTGCTTGCTAAATATCTAGGCCCAAAATGGAGATATCTGAACGTTCCGGAACATCTCTATTACTATAGTCTTCCTGGAATCATCTCTCTAGGCAATGAACTAGGGTATATTCCCTTAGCTCATATTTCTTACGGAAGCGGACTCACCGCAAAGAAGGGAGCAGGAGCATTTTATAAAACTGCTAAGAAATTCGCGGATTGGGCAGTAAAGAAATTCGATCAGGGAGATATGATGGCAGTCTGTTTCGGGATCAGTAAATAG